The following are encoded together in the Flammeovirga agarivorans genome:
- a CDS encoding acyl-CoA carboxylase subunit beta, translated as MKDKLQTLEEMNRLAELGGGEKRIEAQHKKGKLTARERIELLLDHNTFHEVGKFVRHREVQFGLDKEHYLGDGVVTGYGKISGRLVYVYSQDFTVFGGSLSESHAEKICKIMDMAMKNGAPIIGLNDSGGARIQEGVKSLGGYADIFYKNTQASGVVPQISCIMGPCAGGAVYSPAITDFIMMVENTSYMFVTGPNVVKTVTHEEVTSEELGGASAHSIKSGVTHFTAANEAVAIQNIRTLLSYLPQNCEMDSPRYDYKTKESEVRKQLADIVPDNPNQPYDIREVILGCIDEDTFFEVHEAYAENIVVGFARMGGKSIGVVGNQPAVLAGVLDNDASKKAARFVRFCDAFNIPLLVFEDVPGFLPGTDQEWNGIISNGAKLLYAFCEATVPRITVITRKAYGGAYDVMNSKHIGADLNYAWPTAEIAVMGAQGAAEIIFRKEIKAADDPEAKLQEKIEEYTEEFANPYRAAYRGYIDEVIKPENTRERLIAAFDMLRNKVDKIPRKKHGNIPL; from the coding sequence ATGAAAGATAAGCTTCAAACTTTGGAGGAAATGAACCGTCTTGCTGAGTTAGGCGGTGGTGAAAAACGTATAGAAGCACAACATAAAAAAGGTAAACTAACTGCAAGAGAACGTATAGAATTGCTACTTGACCACAATACTTTCCATGAAGTAGGAAAGTTTGTAAGACACCGTGAAGTGCAATTTGGATTAGACAAAGAACACTACCTTGGAGATGGTGTAGTCACAGGGTACGGTAAGATTTCCGGTCGACTTGTTTATGTCTACTCTCAAGATTTCACAGTATTTGGAGGATCCCTTTCGGAGTCGCATGCAGAAAAGATTTGCAAAATCATGGATATGGCGATGAAAAACGGTGCTCCAATTATTGGTTTAAATGATTCTGGAGGAGCTAGAATCCAAGAAGGAGTAAAATCATTAGGTGGATATGCTGATATTTTTTATAAAAATACACAAGCCTCTGGTGTAGTTCCTCAGATCTCCTGTATTATGGGGCCTTGTGCCGGTGGAGCTGTATACTCTCCTGCAATCACAGATTTTATCATGATGGTAGAGAATACATCTTACATGTTTGTAACAGGACCTAACGTAGTAAAAACAGTTACACATGAAGAAGTCACTTCTGAAGAACTTGGTGGGGCATCTGCTCATTCCATCAAAAGTGGTGTTACTCACTTCACTGCAGCCAACGAAGCAGTAGCTATCCAAAATATTAGAACACTTTTATCATATCTTCCACAAAACTGTGAGATGGACTCCCCTAGATATGATTATAAGACAAAAGAATCTGAAGTTAGAAAACAGTTGGCAGATATTGTCCCAGACAACCCCAATCAACCATACGATATTAGAGAAGTCATTCTAGGCTGCATTGATGAAGATACTTTCTTTGAAGTACATGAAGCTTATGCCGAAAATATTGTCGTTGGTTTTGCTCGTATGGGAGGAAAAAGTATTGGGGTAGTCGGCAACCAACCTGCTGTACTCGCTGGAGTATTAGATAATGATGCTTCAAAAAAAGCGGCTCGTTTTGTTCGCTTCTGTGATGCGTTTAATATACCACTACTTGTATTCGAAGATGTTCCTGGCTTTTTACCAGGTACGGATCAAGAATGGAATGGTATCATTTCCAATGGAGCGAAACTCTTGTATGCCTTCTGTGAAGCAACCGTTCCAAGAATTACTGTGATTACGCGAAAAGCCTATGGTGGAGCCTATGATGTAATGAACTCTAAACACATTGGAGCAGACCTTAATTATGCTTGGCCAACAGCTGAAATTGCAGTAATGGGTGCACAAGGTGCTGCAGAAATAATATTCCGAAAAGAAATTAAAGCTGCAGATGATCCTGAAGCAAAACTCCAAGAAAAAATTGAAGAGTATACCGAAGAGTTTGCCAATCCATATAGAGCCGCCTATAGAGGTTATATCGATGAAGTAATTAAACCAGAAAATACTCGAGAAAGGCTTATTGCTGCATTTGATATGCTAAGAAACAAGGTGGATAAGATTCCAAGAAAAAAACATGGTAATATACCTTTGTAG
- a CDS encoding aminopeptidase P family protein — protein sequence MNRFFYITFLFFLPIITEAQYKYAPKDYTSSDFHVERRESLRQKMPPKSVAVFFANPIRNRANDVNYVYHQDPNLFYLTGYREPNAVLFIFSEPYTLSDGTKCNELFFVQPKDKYDEKWNGTRLGVEGVHQALDVSCVFSNHQLKRMEIDFSTFEKVLTFDPPRDVKNNIYDPYDLFDLISTFKKQANYPAFLHPASEHIYNMMRGTTLQNQANVAQFVGMELRDAMILRLDPTIIDFVSAQSPEERVKIAELLPTTNISLMLLDSLMADLREIKKEEEIQLLEKAIDISCIAQIEVMKAMKPGMSETEIQGIHEFIYKKYGAEYEGYPSIVGAGENGCMLHYIANNKQHVEDGELILMDCGAEYRGYTADVTRTIPVNGTFSKEQKILYDIVLKAQNECIQACKEGASFNEIYELSSKIIGKALTKLKIIEYPEAYNEYFPHGLMHHIGLDVHDKGHYTTLKEGMVVTVEPGIYIPINSECDPKWWGIGIRIEDDILITKEGPVNLSARAPRTTDEIEQLMKEESAFNKLQLPSLD from the coding sequence ATGAATAGATTTTTTTACATCACCTTTTTATTCTTCTTACCCATCATTACGGAAGCACAATACAAGTATGCTCCAAAAGATTATACGTCATCAGACTTTCATGTAGAGAGAAGAGAATCACTTAGACAAAAAATGCCTCCTAAAAGTGTTGCCGTATTTTTTGCCAACCCGATACGGAATAGAGCCAATGATGTAAATTATGTGTACCATCAAGACCCTAATCTATTCTACCTTACTGGATATAGAGAACCAAATGCAGTATTATTTATCTTCTCTGAGCCGTATACCTTATCTGATGGAACCAAGTGTAATGAACTGTTCTTTGTTCAACCTAAAGATAAATATGATGAAAAATGGAATGGCACAAGGTTAGGTGTAGAAGGCGTACACCAAGCTCTTGATGTTTCATGTGTTTTTTCAAATCATCAACTCAAAAGAATGGAAATCGATTTTTCTACTTTTGAAAAGGTACTGACCTTCGATCCTCCAAGAGATGTAAAAAATAATATTTATGATCCATATGATCTATTTGATTTAATTTCCACCTTCAAAAAACAAGCAAATTACCCTGCATTTCTCCATCCAGCTAGTGAACATATTTACAATATGATGAGAGGTACTACACTTCAAAATCAAGCAAATGTGGCTCAATTTGTAGGTATGGAACTTAGAGATGCGATGATACTAAGATTAGATCCTACTATTATTGATTTCGTTTCTGCCCAATCTCCAGAAGAAAGAGTCAAAATTGCCGAGCTATTACCAACCACTAATATTTCTCTTATGTTACTCGACAGTCTGATGGCAGATCTAAGAGAAATAAAAAAAGAGGAAGAAATACAACTTCTAGAAAAGGCTATCGACATTTCATGCATTGCTCAGATAGAAGTTATGAAAGCGATGAAACCAGGAATGTCGGAAACAGAGATCCAGGGTATTCATGAGTTTATCTATAAAAAATATGGAGCCGAATATGAAGGTTATCCAAGTATTGTTGGTGCGGGAGAAAATGGGTGTATGCTACATTACATTGCTAATAATAAGCAACATGTAGAAGATGGCGAACTCATTCTTATGGATTGTGGTGCTGAGTATAGAGGGTATACAGCTGATGTGACTAGAACAATTCCTGTAAATGGAACATTCTCAAAAGAGCAGAAGATACTTTATGATATCGTATTAAAAGCACAAAACGAATGTATTCAAGCATGTAAAGAGGGAGCCTCTTTCAATGAGATCTATGAGTTGTCATCTAAAATTATTGGTAAAGCATTAACCAAATTAAAGATCATCGAATACCCAGAAGCTTATAATGAATATTTCCCTCACGGATTGATGCATCATATTGGATTAGATGTACATGATAAAGGACATTACACCACTTTAAAAGAAGGAATGGTGGTCACTGTTGAGCCTGGAATCTATATCCCTATAAATAGTGAATGTGATCCAAAATGGTGGGGAATTGGGATAAGAATTGAAGATGATATTTTGATTACTAAAGAAGGACCTGTAAATTTATCTGCAAGAGCCCCAAGGACTACTGATGAAATTGAGCAACTGATGAAAGAAGAAAGTGCCTTTAATAAGCTACAGCTTCCTTCATTAGATTAA
- a CDS encoding PdaC/SigV domain-containing protein, whose product MEIEKQGFNKLNSSMHYELNISYPKVICSKKLDIEHQINLDIQRIMIMAINNFRAKIIDVKSEKGAMGLSYLNLDYQVHHNNNGILSISFKKDTYFNGFDGIKIIKMTYNFDSQKNKVIRLKDLFDDEIDYKNAIFNKLKHKYSDIKLKKGVTSNFCIDTKGITFPLDSNKCKSKHCPEQVTLTWAEVKDITKPYVQELGL is encoded by the coding sequence ATGGAAATAGAGAAACAGGGGTTTAATAAACTGAATTCATCGATGCACTATGAATTGAATATCTCCTACCCAAAAGTTATCTGTTCAAAGAAGCTAGACATTGAGCATCAAATCAACCTCGATATTCAAAGAATCATGATTATGGCAATCAATAATTTCAGAGCAAAGATTATTGATGTAAAATCAGAAAAAGGGGCTATGGGATTAAGTTATTTAAACCTTGATTATCAAGTACATCACAACAATAATGGTATTCTGAGTATCTCTTTTAAAAAAGATACTTATTTCAATGGTTTTGATGGAATTAAAATCATCAAAATGACTTACAACTTTGATTCTCAGAAAAATAAAGTCATCCGTCTCAAAGACTTATTTGATGATGAAATTGATTATAAAAACGCCATTTTCAATAAACTCAAACACAAATACTCTGATATTAAACTTAAGAAAGGCGTTACTTCTAATTTCTGTATAGACACAAAAGGAATTACATTTCCACTCGATAGCAACAAATGCAAAAGTAAGCACTGTCCAGAACAGGTAACATTAACTTGGGCGGAAGTAAAAGACATAACAAAGCCCTATGTTCAAGAACTAGGGCTATAA
- a CDS encoding YkvA family protein has protein sequence MKIKDIDTKKYVKGFQENQFLEKLINIAKKAGEKVVYIGLVLFFMYIDTETPKKAKVAIAGALGYLLIPFDLIPDFIPIVGYSDDFSVVLAAASYVAVCLKEEHLNLAVKKMEEWFDDFEASEVEGLNAMIYKKEK, from the coding sequence ATGAAAATAAAAGATATTGATACTAAGAAATATGTAAAAGGCTTTCAGGAGAACCAATTTCTTGAAAAACTAATCAACATAGCTAAAAAAGCTGGAGAAAAGGTCGTATATATTGGTTTGGTGTTGTTCTTTATGTACATCGATACAGAGACACCCAAAAAGGCAAAAGTAGCAATTGCAGGGGCATTAGGGTACTTACTGATACCTTTCGATTTAATCCCCGATTTCATTCCTATTGTAGGTTACTCAGATGATTTTTCTGTAGTATTAGCCGCAGCAAGTTATGTGGCAGTTTGTTTAAAGGAAGAACATTTAAACCTTGCAGTAAAGAAAATGGAAGAATGGTTCGATGATTTCGAAGCTTCAGAGGTAGAAGGACTTAATGCAATGATTTATAAAAAAGAAAAATAA
- a CDS encoding M14 family metallopeptidase produces MRNHFFIYILLVAFVFTACSEEEVQQEQIDQKQLPKKDLNWETVFETSDGTKTVTYQEGIAYYKKLAKHFDQFHLLNFGTTDAGKPLHLGVLSPEGSYLPSNFKTKNVLLINNAIHPGEPDGVEASMMLVRDILEKKVDFELKNTIIAIIPFYNIGGALNRNTGTRANQDGPEEYGFRGNAQNLDLNRDFIKMDSKNMWAFAEIFRLTKPDLFIDTHVSNGADYQYTLTYLASHEDKLGVVGEFVRDKMNPYMEQAMDKDGYPIVPYVNVWGTTPDKGYVQFFDSPRYSSGYAALFNVPSYVVETHMLKPYKERTLATYGFLKHAVKFLESNGEALNLAKKQQFSLDSMATALPVNWEADMTQADTLLFKGYEGVMKKSEVSGFSRLFYDRTKPYEKAIPYYNALKVTEVATIPNYYVIPMGWSKIVDYLKQNNIKVKQFKRDQALKVKVTYIDEYETVKTPYESHYLHYNIKTSTREEEVKVRKGDYIVKTNQPFVRFIIETLTPSAKDSYFAWNFFDAILQQKEHFSAYVFEDKAKQYLDEDPELKKAFDEALKKDASLRKNGYKQLEFIYDQTNHKEKSFMRYPIYSVYTEK; encoded by the coding sequence GTGAGAAACCATTTTTTTATCTATATCCTTCTTGTCGCTTTTGTATTTACTGCTTGTTCAGAAGAGGAAGTGCAACAAGAACAGATTGATCAAAAACAACTACCTAAAAAGGATCTCAATTGGGAAACGGTATTTGAAACTTCCGATGGCACCAAGACAGTGACCTATCAGGAAGGGATTGCCTATTATAAAAAATTAGCGAAGCACTTTGATCAGTTCCATTTGTTGAATTTTGGTACTACTGATGCAGGCAAACCGCTTCATCTGGGTGTTTTGTCACCAGAAGGATCCTATTTACCTTCTAATTTCAAAACCAAAAATGTTTTATTGATCAATAATGCCATTCATCCTGGAGAACCTGATGGGGTAGAAGCTTCTATGATGTTAGTTAGAGACATTCTTGAGAAGAAAGTAGATTTTGAGTTGAAGAATACCATCATAGCCATTATTCCTTTTTATAATATTGGTGGTGCATTAAATAGAAATACAGGTACAAGGGCCAATCAAGATGGACCAGAAGAATATGGTTTTAGAGGCAATGCCCAAAATTTGGATCTCAATAGAGATTTTATAAAAATGGATTCAAAAAATATGTGGGCCTTTGCAGAAATTTTCCGCCTTACTAAACCAGATTTATTTATTGATACCCATGTGAGTAATGGAGCTGATTATCAGTATACACTCACCTATTTGGCTTCTCATGAAGATAAATTGGGTGTTGTGGGAGAATTTGTAAGAGATAAAATGAATCCCTACATGGAACAAGCGATGGATAAAGACGGTTATCCTATTGTTCCTTATGTAAATGTTTGGGGAACAACGCCTGATAAAGGATATGTTCAATTCTTTGATTCACCAAGATATTCATCAGGATATGCAGCCTTGTTTAATGTACCGAGTTATGTGGTAGAAACTCATATGCTCAAACCGTATAAAGAACGAACTCTAGCCACTTATGGTTTCTTAAAGCATGCGGTGAAATTCCTTGAAAGTAATGGTGAAGCCTTAAATTTAGCGAAGAAACAACAATTTTCTTTAGATAGTATGGCTACAGCATTGCCTGTCAATTGGGAAGCTGATATGACACAAGCAGATACTTTATTATTTAAAGGTTATGAGGGCGTTATGAAAAAGAGTGAGGTGAGTGGTTTTTCAAGATTATTTTATGATCGTACAAAACCATATGAGAAAGCTATTCCTTATTATAATGCTTTAAAAGTTACTGAGGTTGCTACAATCCCAAATTATTATGTAATCCCTATGGGATGGTCAAAAATTGTTGATTATCTAAAACAGAATAATATTAAAGTAAAGCAATTCAAAAGAGATCAAGCATTAAAAGTAAAGGTGACCTATATCGATGAATATGAAACGGTGAAAACTCCATATGAATCCCATTATCTACATTATAATATTAAGACTTCTACTAGGGAAGAAGAAGTTAAGGTACGTAAAGGAGATTACATTGTGAAAACGAATCAGCCGTTTGTTCGTTTTATAATAGAGACACTTACGCCATCAGCAAAGGATTCTTATTTTGCTTGGAACTTCTTTGATGCGATTTTACAGCAGAAGGAACATTTCTCGGCGTATGTTTTTGAAGACAAAGCGAAGCAATATTTGGACGAAGATCCTGAATTAAAAAAAGCTTTTGATGAAGCTTTGAAGAAAGATGCTTCTCTAAGAAAAAATGGATACAAACAGTTAGAATTCATTTATGACCAAACCAACCATAAAGAAAAGTCATTTATGAGGTATCCAATTTACAGTGTATATACAGAAAAATAA
- a CDS encoding alpha/beta hydrolase, which translates to MIPLSSRNKKIIGGVSLSIILIYIVVSFFSYNQSVLIKTYQGESHLEEEKQNGSFDTTLLAEVNREDFTVDSDYGYQLKGSYLKVSNEQFPLTVIMVHGVTHDRWRMMRYAQIYLKNGIDVVLYDHRKHGLSGGNEVSFSYFESRDLEKIVQWTKQKKPSDIIAAHGESLGAATVCSHSGINETTHSVNFYISDCAFSDTKNLLVLRAKEDFGMPNIGFVDTTSLLAKIRAGFYFADASPIKGIRQSKVPVLFIHGKADTYIPMEMSQELYDAKSQGAKFIWFVDKAEHARSITTAPVEYEKKVMNYIHTMMTQLLSKQNLPI; encoded by the coding sequence ATGATCCCGTTATCCTCGAGAAATAAGAAAATTATTGGTGGTGTTTCACTCTCTATTATTTTAATCTACATCGTTGTATCATTTTTTTCTTACAATCAGTCTGTATTAATAAAAACTTACCAAGGTGAAAGTCATCTAGAAGAAGAAAAACAAAATGGGTCTTTTGATACCACATTATTAGCCGAAGTCAACAGAGAAGACTTTACCGTTGATTCTGACTATGGGTACCAATTAAAAGGTTCTTACTTAAAAGTATCCAACGAACAATTTCCTCTAACTGTGATTATGGTCCACGGCGTTACGCATGACCGTTGGAGAATGATGCGCTATGCTCAAATCTATTTAAAGAATGGTATTGATGTCGTTCTGTATGATCACAGAAAACATGGTCTATCTGGAGGAAATGAAGTCTCTTTCAGTTACTTTGAGAGTAGAGATCTAGAAAAAATTGTCCAATGGACGAAACAGAAAAAACCATCTGATATTATAGCAGCACATGGCGAATCTCTTGGAGCCGCAACTGTTTGTTCCCATTCTGGCATTAATGAAACCACCCATTCTGTCAATTTCTATATCTCCGACTGTGCATTTTCAGATACTAAAAATCTTTTAGTGTTGCGAGCAAAAGAAGATTTTGGAATGCCTAATATTGGATTTGTAGACACCACCAGCCTTTTGGCTAAAATAAGAGCAGGTTTTTACTTCGCTGATGCATCTCCAATAAAAGGAATTCGACAATCTAAAGTGCCTGTTCTATTCATCCATGGAAAAGCAGACACCTATATTCCCATGGAAATGTCTCAGGAATTATATGATGCAAAATCTCAAGGGGCTAAGTTCATATGGTTCGTCGATAAAGCCGAACATGCAAGGTCTATCACAACTGCTCCTGTAGAGTATGAAAAAAAAGTAATGAATTACATTCATACCATGATGACTCAGCTGTTAAGCAAACAAAATCTTCCTATTTAG
- a CDS encoding acyl-CoA thioesterase has translation MDCRVSTKEIKVRNYHIDSYQHVNNMRYMEFLEEARWSHFENNASLEVASQEETAFVIANYNINYLYPATMNQVLEIKTRVAKIGTKSLTFEHEIFIKGTDKKALAAEVTLVSFDIKSQRPKEIKDSIKVELVK, from the coding sequence ATGGACTGCAGAGTTAGTACAAAAGAAATTAAAGTCAGAAACTATCACATTGATAGCTACCAACATGTAAATAATATGAGATATATGGAATTTCTTGAGGAAGCCAGATGGTCTCATTTTGAAAACAATGCTTCCTTAGAAGTAGCTTCTCAAGAAGAAACTGCCTTTGTGATTGCTAATTATAATATCAACTACCTCTACCCTGCCACTATGAATCAGGTATTGGAGATTAAGACTAGAGTTGCCAAAATTGGAACAAAAAGCTTAACCTTTGAACATGAAATTTTTATCAAAGGAACTGATAAAAAAGCATTAGCAGCTGAAGTCACTTTAGTTTCTTTTGATATTAAATCTCAAAGACCGAAAGAAATAAAAGACTCGATAAAAGTTGAGTTAGTAAAATAA
- a CDS encoding alpha/beta hydrolase — protein MLRETTEFIAIFSLLPWGVKAKKFELNGLSAEVIEPVRPTKTKRALLYLHGGGYAIGSSQTHRSLVGKIVDETRTTALLVNYRKIPTYPCPAAIEDAFQGYQYLLDNGFAPNEIAIAGDSAGGGLVCSLLFYLKEKNVPFPKCGVCLSPWTDLKHTGKSAEENKFSDPFVKVKEMQRWAEVYAGSKSLEDPMVSPLYGEFDGFPPILIQASTNEVLYSDSFRLQEKMKAAGVDVTFQKWDDLMHWWQLFWRFIPESEDAINKVCEYLNKHLKVS, from the coding sequence ATGCTCAGGGAAACAACGGAATTTATTGCCATATTTTCACTATTACCTTGGGGAGTTAAAGCTAAAAAGTTTGAGTTAAATGGACTTTCTGCAGAAGTGATCGAACCAGTACGACCTACAAAAACCAAAAGAGCTTTACTATATCTACATGGCGGAGGGTATGCTATCGGTTCGTCTCAAACACATAGATCTTTAGTGGGTAAAATTGTTGATGAAACTAGAACCACTGCATTATTAGTCAACTATAGAAAAATACCAACTTACCCTTGTCCTGCGGCCATTGAAGATGCTTTTCAGGGGTATCAATATCTATTAGATAATGGTTTTGCTCCAAATGAGATTGCTATTGCTGGAGATTCTGCTGGTGGTGGCCTAGTGTGTTCACTCTTATTTTACTTGAAAGAGAAAAATGTACCTTTCCCAAAATGTGGTGTATGTCTATCTCCATGGACAGATTTGAAACATACGGGCAAATCTGCAGAAGAAAATAAGTTTTCTGACCCTTTCGTAAAAGTGAAAGAAATGCAACGATGGGCAGAGGTATATGCAGGATCGAAATCATTAGAAGACCCGATGGTATCCCCTTTGTATGGGGAGTTTGATGGCTTTCCTCCTATCTTAATACAAGCTTCTACCAATGAAGTATTGTACAGTGATAGTTTTAGGCTTCAAGAGAAAATGAAAGCCGCAGGAGTCGATGTTACTTTCCAAAAATGGGATGACCTTATGCATTGGTGGCAATTGTTTTGGAGATTTATTCCTGAATCTGAGGATGCTATAAATAAAGTATGTGAATATCTAAACAAACACTTAAAAGTTTCGTAA
- a CDS encoding phasin family protein, producing MEELLKKIVYTGVGITAYTIEKVNEVVDKLIAEEKITEEEGKKIVDELVANTEAKKDEFESQVKTLVDKFTSSVNFDLDSIKSMFKGGDSEEVEILKARIEALEAQAAKAPSKEEEKPASSEASEA from the coding sequence ATGGAAGAATTACTAAAAAAAATCGTTTACACAGGTGTTGGTATTACAGCTTACACAATTGAAAAAGTTAACGAGGTAGTCGACAAACTTATTGCTGAAGAAAAAATTACTGAAGAAGAAGGTAAGAAGATTGTAGACGAATTAGTTGCCAACACAGAAGCTAAAAAAGACGAATTTGAGTCTCAAGTAAAAACACTTGTAGACAAATTTACTTCATCTGTGAATTTTGATTTGGATTCAATCAAATCAATGTTCAAGGGAGGTGATTCTGAAGAGGTAGAAATTTTGAAGGCTAGAATTGAAGCATTAGAAGCACAAGCTGCTAAAGCTCCTTCAAAAGAAGAAGAAAAACCTGCGTCTTCAGAAGCGTCAGAAGCTTAG
- the fbp gene encoding class 1 fructose-bisphosphatase has translation MMDKLTASVGTALDRFIQQKQEQFPYATGELSQLLRDIALAAKIINREINRAGLAGIEGGVGSDNVQGEAQQKLDMIADIRFTRALSKGGETCGIISEEIDGIIDTGNHHAKYVVAIDPLDGSSNIDVNVLVGTIFSIYRRRSPIGRPPTKEDMLQQGTEQIAAGYVLYGSSTMLVYSTGYGVNGFTYEPSLGEYFLSHPNMKCKEDGSIYSINEGGYNTFPEGLKSYLSTCKEREFSARYIGSLVGDFHRNLLKGGIYIYPSTSKYKKGKLRLLYECNALAFLAEQSGGMATDGYQRILEIKPEHFHERTPFYVGSPKMVKEAMEHLNEYEEEEVVSVKTIKVKA, from the coding sequence ATGATGGATAAACTTACAGCATCTGTAGGTACTGCTTTAGACCGCTTTATTCAACAAAAGCAGGAGCAGTTCCCTTATGCAACCGGTGAGCTATCACAACTATTACGAGACATTGCCCTTGCTGCTAAAATTATTAACCGCGAAATCAATAGAGCCGGACTGGCCGGTATTGAAGGTGGTGTAGGAAGTGATAATGTCCAGGGAGAAGCCCAGCAAAAATTGGATATGATTGCTGACATCCGCTTTACAAGAGCACTTTCTAAAGGTGGAGAAACTTGTGGTATCATTTCAGAAGAAATAGATGGTATCATTGACACTGGCAATCACCATGCAAAATACGTTGTGGCAATAGACCCTCTTGATGGATCATCTAATATTGATGTTAATGTATTAGTAGGTACCATTTTTTCAATCTACAGAAGAAGGTCTCCTATTGGCCGCCCTCCTACCAAAGAAGATATGCTTCAACAAGGAACTGAGCAAATCGCAGCAGGCTATGTCCTGTATGGCTCTTCTACCATGTTAGTTTATTCTACTGGTTATGGGGTAAATGGTTTTACTTACGAACCATCTTTGGGTGAATACTTCTTATCACACCCAAATATGAAGTGTAAAGAGGATGGAAGTATCTACTCTATCAATGAAGGTGGGTATAATACTTTCCCTGAAGGATTGAAGTCTTATCTAAGTACTTGTAAAGAGAGAGAGTTTTCTGCTCGTTATATTGGATCATTAGTGGGTGATTTTCATAGAAATCTACTAAAAGGTGGTATCTATATCTACCCGTCTACTTCTAAATATAAAAAGGGCAAATTAAGGCTACTTTATGAATGCAACGCCTTAGCTTTCTTAGCTGAGCAATCTGGTGGTATGGCTACAGATGGTTACCAAAGAATTCTAGAGATAAAACCAGAACATTTCCATGAGAGAACACCGTTTTATGTCGGATCTCCAAAGATGGTAAAAGAGGCAATGGAACACCTTAATGAATATGAGGAAGAGGAAGTTGTTTCAGTGAAAACCATTAAGGTAAAAGCTTAA